One genomic region from Desulfovermiculus halophilus DSM 18834 encodes:
- a CDS encoding glutamate synthase, with protein MCRLFALTSQEPQSPMTAIQAMDAMREGHDGSGVGIMLTDLGGPFEYFKGAPILSGIFSQDGLKRLDQYMMNIGFKTKYRLGFKVAKEPPSGVPKRDMYLIRAYDYPENWEELSQSEIEHRLLTIRLTLRQMGEEHKDMIVFSFWPDVIMVKEIGDPYEVAEYLHLDHEELQARVILAQGRQNTNYAINLYACHPFFIQGVASMTNGENTAFVPIKEFLSSRGFAGYMGYESDSEVFTHIMHYLLNSLGLKPEAYKHIITPLQEDDLRGHPNADFLRRLKQICRRLIIDGPNCVIGCLPDKSLFMVQDRKKLRPGVVGGKPGYYALSSEICGVDAVIPDADQHRTFQPMHLDTAIISRERQEVRICSQLDPLSRVH; from the coding sequence ATGTGCCGGTTATTTGCCCTCACCAGTCAGGAGCCGCAGTCGCCAATGACGGCCATCCAGGCCATGGACGCCATGCGCGAGGGACACGACGGCTCCGGGGTGGGAATCATGCTCACCGATCTGGGTGGACCCTTTGAATATTTCAAGGGGGCGCCCATATTGTCCGGGATCTTCAGCCAGGACGGCCTGAAGCGCCTGGACCAGTACATGATGAACATCGGATTCAAGACCAAGTACCGCCTGGGCTTCAAAGTGGCCAAGGAGCCGCCTTCCGGGGTCCCAAAGCGGGATATGTACCTCATTCGGGCCTATGATTATCCTGAAAACTGGGAAGAGCTGTCCCAGTCAGAGATTGAGCACCGGCTGCTCACCATCCGGCTCACCCTTCGCCAAATGGGGGAGGAGCACAAGGACATGATCGTGTTCAGCTTCTGGCCGGATGTGATTATGGTCAAGGAGATCGGAGACCCTTATGAGGTGGCCGAGTATCTGCATCTGGACCACGAGGAACTGCAGGCCAGGGTGATTCTGGCCCAGGGACGGCAGAACACCAACTACGCCATCAATCTCTACGCCTGCCACCCCTTTTTCATTCAGGGAGTGGCCAGCATGACCAATGGGGAGAACACAGCCTTTGTCCCCATCAAGGAGTTCTTGAGCTCCCGGGGCTTTGCCGGGTACATGGGCTATGAATCCGACTCCGAGGTCTTTACCCACATCATGCATTACCTGCTAAACAGCCTAGGGCTTAAGCCGGAAGCCTACAAGCACATCATCACCCCCTTGCAGGAGGACGATCTGCGCGGACATCCAAACGCGGATTTCCTGCGCCGGCTGAAGCAGATTTGCCGGCGGTTGATCATCGACGGGCCCAACTGCGTTATCGGCTGCCTGCCGGACAAGTCGCTGTTCATGGTCCAGGACAGGAAGAAGCTGCGCCCTGGTGTGGTGGGGGGGAAGCCGGGATACTACGCCCTGTCCTCGGAGATCTGCGGTGTGGATGCCGTGATTCCGGACGCAGATCAGCACAGGACGTTTCA